The sequence CTGCTGCATGAGATACCGCCGGCGCGCCTGTTCGAAGAATCCCTCAAGCTGCTGCAGGCCGGTTACGGTTTCCAGACCTACCTGAAGCTGTGCGAATACCAGCTGTTCCAACCACTGTTCCCGCTGATCGCCCGCAACTTCACGCCGAACCACGATACGCCGATGGAGCGCATTCTGGTGCAGGTGTTGAAGAACACCGATCACCGCCTGCAGAACGACATGCGCGTCAACCCGGCGTTCCTGTTTGCCGCCATGCTGTGGTACCCGCTGCTGGAGCACGCGCAGAAGCTGGCGCAGGAAAGCGGCCTGGCCTACTACGACGCCTTCGCGCTGGCGATGAACGACGTACTCGACGAGCAGTGCCGCTCGCTGGCCATCCCGAAACGCATTACCACGCTGGTACGCGATATCTGGCAACTGCAGCTGCGCCTGTCCCGCCGCCAGGGCAAACGCGCGCACAAGCTGATGGAACACCCGAAATTCCGCGCCGCCTATGATCTGCTGGCGCTGCGTGCAGAAGTGGAAGACAATCAGGAGATGCTGCGTCTGGCCGAGTGGTGGGGCGAGTTCCAGGACGCCACGCCGGCGCGGCAGAAAGCCATGCTGAGCACCCTGGGGGACGATCCGGCGCCGCGCCGCGCGCGTCAACGCCGCCCTCGCCGCCGGGCACCGCGTAAAGAAGGGGCATAATGATCCGCGTTTATATCGCGCTGGGCAGCAACCTGGCGCAGCCGCTGCAACAGGTTAAAGCCGCACTGGAGGCGCTGGAGCATCTCCCGCGCTCCCGGCTGGTCACCTGTTCTTCGTTTTACCGCACCAAGCCGCTGGGGCCGCAAAACCAGCCGGACTTTCTCAACGCGGTAGTGGCGCTGGATACCCTGTTGCCGCCCGAACAGCTGCTCGACCATACCCAGGCGATAGAACGTAATCAGGGGCGCGTGCGCAAGGATGAACGCTGGGGGCCGCGCACGCTCGATCTGGACATCATGCTGTACGGCGACAAGGTGATCCATACCGAGCGCCTGACGGTGCCGCATTACGGCCTGAAAGAGCGCGAATTCATGCTCTACCCGCTGGCGGAAATCGCTCCCGATCTGATTTTCCCCGATGGCGAGCCGCTCGCCAGCTGCCTCAAGCGCGTGCCGGAAAACGGCATGGCGCTGTGGCATCAAAGTAAAAAGTGATCGCGGGGTCTAGAGCAGATAAAGCTTGAGTTGCGCCACGGCGGCCAGCAGCATCACCACCATCATACAGCCGAATATCCGCCTCACCCACCGCAGCCTTCGTTCCTGCGCTTCCGGCCCCGTAGCCTCTCTCCCGCGTGACCAGACAAACATCACCAACGCAAACGCCAACATCAAAAAGCCGCTCGCTGCCAACAGCAAACTGCCCGACACCATGCCGGCACGCAGCGACAGCAGCCCGACCACCGCCATCGTCAACGCGGTACGCCCCCAGGCCAGACGAGTACGTTCAGGTTGCAAACCAGGATCGCGCGGCGGCGCTTCCACCGTTGGGTGCATCACACGCCAAAACTCAGAATGACCGCCACCAGCGCCAGAGCGATGACGACCACGAACAGGGTCAATAGCCACAGCAGGCGGGTATAAGGCATATCGCCGTCATGCCGCATGGCTTTCTCATTGGCCTTCCAGCGACGATAGGCCATCAGCCCCAGCACTACAGCCCCCAGCGTCAAAGCCACCGCCAGCCCCTGACGGATGGCTGCCGTGCCAAATTCGGAGGCAAACTGATTGATGCCGACCGCTCCCGCCATAAACGCCAATGCAGTGCGGATCCAAGCCAGAAAAGTGCGCTCATTGGCTAAAGAAAAGCGGTAGTCGGGCGTTTTACCCTTGGCCCACCATTTTAACGGGCGATTTGGCGATGGCTGGTTCATGATTTCCCTTGAACATGTAAAACCTTTCTGAAACAGAACCCTCGCACAATAAACAATTCAACCACCGTTTGCCATTCGCGATACGGGTTCTGTGGAGTCCGTCTTACAGCGTCAGCCGCGCAACGAACCCGCCCGGCGGGCGATTGGCAAAGCCGATCTGTAAACCATGCAATCCGGCGATACGCTGCACGATCGAGAGGCCCAGCCCGCTGCCGGTTTGCTCCTGCCCCGGCGGGCGATAGAAGCGTTCTCCGAGCCGTGCCAGATGTTCCGTGGTGACCCCCGGACCGTCGTCCTCCACCGTCAGCGAGCGTTCGCTCAGCGTCACGGTGACGACGCCGCCCTGCGGGGTATAGCGCACCGCGTTATCCAGCAAGTTGCGCAATAGCAGCGACAGCAGCAAGGTTTCCCCCTGACGCGGCGGCGGCGTTCCCTGATGTTCATAGCGCAGCGTCACGCCCGCCGCATGGGCCTGCCGATCCTGCTCCGCCAGGGTCATCGTCACCAGTTCGTTCCAGTCGATCGGCGCCAGTTCGGCCAGATCCGACAGCGAATCCAGCCGCGACAGCGTCAGCAGCTGATCCACCAGCCGGGTGGCGCGATCGATGCCGACCGTAAGATTGTCCAGCGCGTGCTCGCGCATCGGCGCATCGTCCCCTGCCAGTTGAACCACTTCGGTCTGCACCCGCAGCGCCGCCAGCGGGCTGCGCAACTCGTGCGCGGCATCGGAGGTGAAACGCCGCTCCCGCACCAGCAACGCGTTGATGCGAGCGAACAGCGCATTG comes from Serratia sarumanii and encodes:
- the folK gene encoding 2-amino-4-hydroxy-6-hydroxymethyldihydropteridine diphosphokinase, with the translated sequence MIRVYIALGSNLAQPLQQVKAALEALEHLPRSRLVTCSSFYRTKPLGPQNQPDFLNAVVALDTLLPPEQLLDHTQAIERNQGRVRKDERWGPRTLDLDIMLYGDKVIHTERLTVPHYGLKEREFMLYPLAEIAPDLIFPDGEPLASCLKRVPENGMALWHQSKK
- a CDS encoding DUF202 domain-containing protein codes for the protein MHPTVEAPPRDPGLQPERTRLAWGRTALTMAVVGLLSLRAGMVSGSLLLAASGFLMLAFALVMFVWSRGREATGPEAQERRLRWVRRIFGCMMVVMLLAAVAQLKLYLL
- a CDS encoding YidH family protein yields the protein MNQPSPNRPLKWWAKGKTPDYRFSLANERTFLAWIRTALAFMAGAVGINQFASEFGTAAIRQGLAVALTLGAVVLGLMAYRRWKANEKAMRHDGDMPYTRLLWLLTLFVVVIALALVAVILSFGV
- the qseC gene encoding quorum sensing histidine kinase QseC, encoding MKRLSLRLRLILIFSLLALMTWCTASVVAWVMSRNTINEVFDTQQMLFAKRLATANLGDLLADESARSLPKTKKLVHHGKRGDQDDDALAFAIFDRQGKMLLNDGENGADFLFDGEREGFTDGERKGDDDSWRLLWLTSPDGRYRIVVGQEWDYRRDMALGMVTGQLVPWLATLPVLMLLIALMVGRELRPLRAVAAGLRRRAPDDATPLDARQVPTEVRPLVDALNALFARINALLVRERRFTSDAAHELRSPLAALRVQTEVVQLAGDDAPMREHALDNLTVGIDRATRLVDQLLTLSRLDSLSDLAELAPIDWNELVTMTLAEQDRQAHAAGVTLRYEHQGTPPPRQGETLLLSLLLRNLLDNAVRYTPQGGVVTVTLSERSLTVEDDGPGVTTEHLARLGERFYRPPGQEQTGSGLGLSIVQRIAGLHGLQIGFANRPPGGFVARLTL